The region CCCCAACACATGCTCTGTTCACCCTGCGCTAGAACCAGATGGAACTATTCCTTCCACAATCTGCCTTCTCCCCTGTGAGGCTTTCCATACCCCCCTTCGTCAACCTGTCTCCACTTTGAAATCACCTGTCACCCCTGCCCCCCCTTCTTCCTTTGCATAGGTGCCTGTATTTCTGATGTGCTCGAGCTGTTTATTGTTGCATGGTACAACCCCTCTGACAGCAGACGCCACAGGGGCGGGATCTGTGCCACAGAGGGTGGCAGCCCTTAGAAACCCTTGGCGCTTATCGAGAAGACACAAGCTTGCTCCTCAGAGGCCCCTAAACCATTCTACAAGCTGCCTCAGATTTGTGGACCCCAAAGGCAGCCCTGTGACCCCTGCAGGAGCACTGATAATGTAATGACAAGAGCATCACTCCAGAACAGTGGCGAGACTGTCACAAGTATCGGATGTGGCACGAGAGTGCATGTGTTTGTGTACGTGTGAGTGCACACATGTTTAAAGTCTAGATCTTTGCTTTTTAGAGACCATCATCTCTAATTCGGTCATCCTAACAGTGGCGCCAGTGGTCATGAAGACACGCCCTCACCCATGatggaaaagagaaggaatagaTTGGCATTAAAGTGCAGCTTGTTGAGAAAAAGCAGAATAAGCACGTAACAGTTTAAAGTTATATTTACTTAAGTTAATAGAGGCTGCAGTAAGATCTTTTCTCACAAGGTCACTGTCCACAGAGATGCTAAGTAATGCCTGGTCTATCTGTGTAATTTGGGGAGGTCCCCTACTGTCTATATTTGGGTGGAAGGTAAAGTATGTGACTTGTAAGGCAAACAAATAATTCAGACTATAAATATTCCTACCTGAGTTACACAAGAAAAAGTTCTTAAATGATTGCTtggtgataaatatttgttgtacaTTTGACTTGGTGAACCTGGAGTAGTTTGGAGCtttgggctggggaagggggcaggtggtactttttctttttttttgttttttttttgttttgtttttgtttttgtttttgttttttttttggtactttttCTGTACATTCTAAGCCAGACTTCATCTTGTTCCTGAGATTATTCCTGGGTAACTGTGGTAAACAGCACCTTCTGAAAGGTCTTCAGATCCAAATATTGAGGGTTTGTTTCAGCCAGGAAATCGGCCAGGTTTTGGGctaatttttgctatttttattgtgTTGGATGTGTGTTTTTAAACAGTTGGCAGAAGTGTCTCACTCATCACTGGCAGAAGTGTCTCACTCATCACTCACAGAAGAGTTTCAGAAGGCTCTGTATTCTGAGCCTCGCCCTGGATTTAAAACACAGTTAATAGAGATTTGCTTTTTTTAGGGCCTTACACTGCTAGGAACACAAACTATAAATATATCTGGATAAGTAAATTTGTTCCTTCTTCTTGATTAAGTTTTATACCCATGCTTTTAAAATTAGTCCATGGTTTTCAAAGATGAATAAGCAGTTCCTACAGGCAAAGTATTAATAAATAACAGTGAACTATTTCTGCCAATTTCTACTGAAGACCATTATAATTCACTTTCGGTACGGAGGAGGAAGGAGCTGCATGTCTCTCTCTAAGCCACCTTCTTCTTCCTTATTAGGGGAGACTCATCTCCTCAAGGGTGGTGGCGGCCTTCTCTCCTCCGTATCTACTTCTCAGTGACTGCAGCTTAGGGTCTTGTAAGGAGAAGACGTTCAGGGCCTGCTTACTGCTAGTGATTTAATTCAGCTGCAAAGATCAGAATttgacctatttttaaaattcataagggTTTATTCCTTAAGGACGGGTAGGGAGAAGTAGAAACAGCTGTGGGGTTTTATGTTTTCAGCCTTGGACACGGCATCTtagaaaaaatgaagcagaggaagtccctggtggtccagtggttaggactcagggcTTTCACCGCtgtggccctgggttcaatcctgggtcaggggATGAAAATCCTGCAAGTCACCCAGTGGGACCAAAAAGAAAATTGATGTGGCCCTGCCATCATTTGATGTCTTCATGTCTCAACAGGGGGTGAGGGAATCCAAGTGCAGGAACCCAAATGGCAAAGCTGCCACTCTGGGCTTGAGGGGGAGGAAGCTGACTTCTGGTTTCACCTAAAGAGGTCATTCAGGTTTCCTTATTCTTGACAAAAATACAGCATAGTCCTCTGAGCAAGTGTCTACTGGTGGATTCATTCTCTATCTGGTGTCTGGGAATTAGCAGGGTCATTCTAATGAAGTTTGGGTACAGAAGTCTTAATTCCTGTGGTGTGGTCTTTTCTCACGATAGATGTGATTTATCCATCAGGAATGTGCAGGGAGAAAAGGGCTTTGTTCCCTCCCTATTAAGGCAGCATTTGAAAGACAGACAGTGTCAGAAAACCCACCTAGGACAAGCGCCCACTCTAGCGCCCACTCTAGTTCCCCTTCCTCCCGGGCCTGTCAGGAGGACCTGACCACCCAGTCACAAAGAGGTGAGCACAGGCCTGAGGAGGGGGTCTGAGGCAAGTCCAGTGGACTCTGAGAGGAGAGTGAGGCCCTTCTCACTCCAAGCTCCACTGGCTGGAACCAAACTGAAAAGTTCTTGAATGtgatttcttttcctgaaaaatgtATGTCCAAAGCCCACCCTTGGGGCAGGGGGTAAAAGGTGAAGGTGAGGTCACAGTTCTAGCCACGTGAGGGGTCTCCAGCCCTCTTCTGCACTGGGCTGGTCACTCCGCCAGCAAGAGCAGGGGGCCACAGGGCAGCTTTCCCACAGCCCACCTGCTGGTCACAGCTGGAGCCAGGAAGCAGTGGATGGGGCCAACGGGGGGGAATTACACCATCTGCAAAACTGTCGGTGAAAACTAGTCCGAAGATGACGTTCATCCTTGTCCTACCCCTAAGCAATTctatggtgctagtggtaaagaacccgcctgccagtgcaggagatgcgggttccatcccttggttgggaagatcccctgaaggcgggcatggcaacccgctccagtattcttgcctggaaaatcccatggacagaggagcctggagggctacagtccataaggtcacaaagagttaagcacgactcaagtgacttagcactcaaaGCACACAAGCAAttctaaattgttttttaaaattctttaaatttacagaaaataagGGGAAAGCCAGGTTTTCTAGGGCTGGCTCCACAATTTTGTTTGAAACATTTGTAAGAGTACTTGAGTTCTCACAGTTTCAACAGTGCTGGAACGGGGGCAGGAATGCAGCTCATTCCTGGCCGGGATGGGCCCCTGATGTTATGCATGGCAGTGCAAGGATGAATAGGCACTAAGACGTTTCAGTCTGCAATATTTAACTCACCTGGAACCAAAGTAGTTGAAACAAAAGTGCAGTTTGAGTCTGGAAAACCTGAGGTTTGCAGACTCAGAGGTGGAAGAAGCCCCCAGTGTCTCACTGTGCTGCTTTCTGTCCCTGCAGTATGCGACCACGGGCTGTTCCCTGACCCTGCACCACACCGAGAAGCCAGAGCATGAAGACATCTGTGAATACCGTCCCTACTCTTGCCCTTGTCCCGGTGCTTCCTGCAAGTGGCAGGGGTCCCTGGAAGCCGTGATGTCCCATCTCATGCACGCCCACAAGAGCATCACCACCCTTCAGGGAGAAGACATCGTCTTCCTGGCCACAGACATTAACCTGCCAGGAGCTGTGGACTGGGTGATGATGCAGTCGTGTTTCGGCCATCACTTCATGCTGGTGCTGGAGAAACAAGAGAAGTATGAGGGCCACCAGCAGTTCTTCGCCATCGTCCTGCTCATCGGCACTCGCAAGCAGGCGGAGAACTTCGCCTACAGACTGGAACTGAATGGGAACCGGAGGAGACTGACCTGGGAGGCCACGCCCCGGTCCATCCACGATGGCGTGTCCGCAGCCATCATGAACAGCGACTGCCTGGTGTTCGACACAGCCATAGCGCATCTTTTTGCAGATAACGGGAACCTTGGCATCAATGTGACTATTTCTACATGTTGTCCGTGACACACCGACATGATTTGGGCATGGCGCTCTCTGGTTAATAAAGGTTTTTATAGGTGTTTTATTCACAGTGTCTTCACAAGTCAGGACCCACAGTTTCCCCGTGTCCTGTCTGAATGGCAGCTTCCCATCTGGCACTGGCCCAACGAAGTTCATTAAACcgggacagaggaggttggccgGTTAGTCGTTTGGAGGCTACCCTATGATCGGAAATCAACTTGATTATTAAATTTTACTTCCTTCCTGAACAGCACCTGACAGGTTTCTCGGGCTCCTCTAGACCAGGATGTTTGTTAGGAATTGGaggctccttcctgcctccctatATTGGTCCCTCCAAGTTGACGAAAGCACAGTGACTGTCAGCAGAGTCCTTAACTTTGCTTTTACCTTGTGTTTAAGGAGGTAGGAATTGTTTTACTACATTTtaaacagtgtttctcaaaccgGATGGCTAACCAGTGTGCACAGAATCAATGGAGTGCTTATCTGAAACATGCAATTTGGGGAGCCTGCGAATTTAACAATCTCATCAGGGGATGCTTTCCAACAGTAAAGTTTGAGAATTACTGGGTTAAATTGTGGGAAAGGGTCCAGATTTTAAAGGTGCTTTCCGATTACCCTCTACTGATTTGTCTGTCTTTCTACTATTTCATCCACACACACTCCCACTCCCAGATTAAAACAAGAACCACAGATCCCCACAAACACAGTCCTGAGATCTAGTCACTCTCTTGTGTTTGGGAGGGACTGCCTAGGAAAGCAAAAAGGGTAGCCATTGATAGCTCTCACGTAGTTAGTTTTTGCTCATCACTAGTACAAATGACCTGTTTACACCTGGCTTCCCTCAGAGGCCCTCCTTAACTTAgatggtgggaaagactagatcaGTAGAGTTGGAAAAGCTTTATAACCAGTGTCATATGCTTGCTATTTAAAGGTATGTGTTGGGtttggtttgttggttttttttttccacattcactttagttttttaataaatatttttcaaaaatgaatattCTGCTTCATCTTGAGTGGAATGATGCATACTTATTGGGTATCTACTGTGCAGGTGCCATGAAGCTTCACCCTTAGCACCCCTTGGAGCTCTCACTGTTTCTGTGTGGAGAAACAGGCATTTGTCCAAGACCACAGCACAGATTGCTGGCACCACTGGGGTCTGAACTCACTTCTCTCAACCACAAAGTGACATGGGTGTGGCAGGTCTCCTCCTTTGAGTGGTTCTTTCTGCCTGACAGTGCCAGGGCTTGTAGAGAGAGAATACTTTTCCTGGTTTACAGAATCAGAAGGAAGAGGTTTGGCTGTGATGTCCGGAGCACTAGGTTTGAGCCAGGGTGACCCACTCCCTTGATCCCAACCCTGAACTCTCAAAGGAATTCACAGTTTAGCCCCAAATGCCCGGCAAGGATGGACTGCTTCCCTTAGTGGCCCGATGACATCAGAGAAGTGCCAGGTGGGAGTGATGGCTTTAGACTTACTTCATATTTCAGGTGAGTTGCAGGGCTGAGTTTTTAGCCAGGGAATAGTTTAACAGTTAAGAAATTTGCTAAAGTAACTTACCTTCAAGACTGTTCTTCACATGAAGGTGAAAAGTAGTATGTGTACACATGTGCATGCTGTCAGGTCGGTAGTGTTCGTTCGACTGTGGGacactctggactgtagcccgctaagctcctctgtccatgggattctccaggcaagaatactggagtgggttgccatccccctcctccaagggatctttctgacccagggatcagactcgcAGCTCTAatttctcttgcattggtaggcaggctctttaacactagcaccacgtgggaagcccccccaaccaaaaaaaaaagcagtaccaCAAATCAAAGGACAGGCTTATAACAGGTCGagtaaagaataaaaaccacagttCTCGTCATGGAAAAAGTCATATTTCAAGCCGGTACACAGAGGGCTCCCTGGAGGTAAGACTAAGATCTAGGAGCAGGCAGACTTTGACCCTCAGGGTGGAGCTGGTCCAGGAATGGCTGCCCGGTGCAAACGTGACACCCAGGCAATGTGTTTTGTACAAAAACTAGCCAAGCTCACCAACATCCTATGGTGCCCATAGCTCACCCTTCTTGTTATATGTGATGGAGGAAATCAGGACCAACTGGTCAAGGAAGTACCAGAGGgtaaaactataaacaaaagaCAGTAAAGGAGCAGACAGTGGAATCAAGTCACCGCAAAAGCATAAAATGTTAGATGATCAGCATCAAAAGGTCAAGGGATGGGCCAGCAGTCATACAGTGCACTAATGGGAGCACAGAATTCAGGCTTCCTGACTCCCCATTCAGACACTGTCTAGAATGAAAATAAGGTCGTAGGCAACAAAACTGAGCTTTTACTTTCCATAGTTTTCTGACTCTCTTTAGTCTCTGTCACTGGATATCTGTGAACTTAACTTTTAttctccagcttttttttttaacttaaccaTTTTctgccagaaaacaaacaaaaatccccagGTTGTTCCCTGTTTTaagaggaagtgaaaaatagtGAAACATCATGTAAATTAAAATCTTTCCTTTTAGTTCCAATtgtaaaatgcaatttaaaatatgtgataggatttccctggtggcacagatccccggtctgggaagattccacatgctgcggaacagctaagcccatgtgctagaACTACTGAGTCCTCATGACACAACTACTAAGGTCTACACGCTCTAAGGACCTCAAGCCACAACTAATAAGCCCACGTgatacaactactgaagcccctgcatccagagcctctgctctgcaacaagagaagccaccgcaatgagaagcccgagcacacagctagagagtagcccctgctcgtcacagctagagaaagcctgaacaCAGCAAGACAGACCCGGCAAAGCCAAAAgttggttaattttttaaaaaaacacagtgaTAAGCATTTGTCAAGACTCATGATCCACCTAtgtaccatattaaaaaaaaaaaaacaacctttctCTTTCCCATGCTAGTTCTGTATTCTAATTTGATAGAAATCTGGCTAATCGAGCACGATGCTAGATTCAGCCTATATCTTATACTGCCTGAaccattctaaagaaaaaaaaaaaaaagattctaatgTACCTTGAAGAAAATGTTAATACTCATTAATTCTGGGATGCAGGGACCCGGTATGTGTTATATTAGCGTTCATtattctctgtttttttaaaaaaattgtttttaaactaACCAGTTGAGATCACAGGTTCCTAACTTTTCCGAGAGGAGGAACTAGCCTTGGTTTCCCTGGATTCTTAAGATTTAGAGGATTCAGAGGATGGTGTCCTCACAGCAAACCGTCCAGTGCAAATCATGGGAATATTGAGAAGAGGCCATGGAACCATCATTACATCATGGAACACACCTaagtagaagctgaaactccacccTCAAACAgcagggcttcccacgtggcactggtggtaaagaacctgcctgccaatgtaggagacatagaaacgcaggttcgatccctgggtcgggaagagggcaccacaacccactccaatattcttgcctggagaatctcatgtagcctggtaggctacagtccatggggtcacagagagttggacacgactgagtgacttagcacacatgcacttgTCTTGGCGTGCACTTTGTCTCATCCCAaacaagggcaatgccaaagaatgttcaaactaccacacaattgcactcatctcacacactagtaaagtaatgccccaaattctccaagcctggcttcaacagtttgtcaaccatgaactttcagatattcaagctggatttagcaaaggcagaggaaccagagatcaaatggccaatatttgctggatcatagaaaaagcaagagaattccagaaaaacatctgctttattgattatgccaaagcctttgactgtgtggactgataccagaccaccttatccgcctcctgagaaatctgtatgcaggtcaggaagcaacagttttaacacggaacaacagagtggttccaaattgggatagcaatacatcaaggctgtatattgtcaccctgctcatttctATGCAGAATTcatcaagtgaaatgccaggctggatgaagcacaagctggaatcaagattgctgggagaaatatcaataaccacagatatgcagatgacaacacccttatggcagaaagagaagaggaagtatagagcctcttaatgaaagtgaaagaggagagtgaaaaagctggtttaaaactcaacatttgaaaaacaaaaatcatggcatcgagtcccatcatttcatggcaaatagatagggaaacaatggaaacagtaccAGACTTTATtaccttgggctccaaaatcactgcagatggtgactgcagccatgaaattaaaagatgcttgctccttggaagaaaagctatgaccaacctagacagcatattaaaaagcagagacattactttgctgacaaaggtctgtctagtcaacactatggtttttccagtagtcatatatgaatgtgagagttggactataaagaaaactgagcactgaagaactgatgcttttgaactgtggtgttggagaagactcttgcgagtccctcggactgcaaggagatccaaccagacaaattgtaaaggaaatcagtcctgaatattcattgaaggactgatgctgaagctgaaactccaatactttggccacctgatgtgaagagctgactcactggaaaagacccagtgctaggaaagattgaaggcagaaggagaaggggactacagaagatgagatggttggatggtatcaccgactcaatggacatgagtctgagcaagctccaggtgttggtcatggacagggaatactggagtgctgtggtccatggggttgcagagtcagacatgactgagtgactgaattgaacttgtCTCAGCAGCAGAGTCCTGCACTTCCTGTAAAATACCATTCCAAGGAAATTCTCCTTGTCCCTGACTTTAGGCTCCCAGGGCTTGCCAAGTAGCTGGCAGTATGACCTTAGGTCCATGAGTGACCTCTCTGCAACACGTGGTTTCATTTTGTAAAAGTTTTTGCTCTAGTACTAATTTCCTGAGACAGCTGAACTACAAAGTTGAGGTGTGTAGGTCATTCCAGCAGGGCTCTGGATGCCACGGTTCAGGGATAATTGATCCAGCGTGTGTCATTCAGAGTTAGCAGGTGAGTCATGCTCTAGCTGCTTCTCAGTTCCCACGGTTTAGAGCCAGGGATGGGACTTGGGCATTGAAATCAGCTTTGCTTTGTAGTTCTGGCTTGAGGGGCCTGTGGCCTTGACTTTTCCTGACTCATGCATTCTGTGTTTGAAGTATGATTATAATTTCACTGACCTATGCTGACCCCGAAGAAAGGGAGCCAGGAGTTCTTCAAGAATAGGAAATCTCACCGCCCTCAGTATTAAACTTTCTGCTTCTGCTCCTCATTTGAAGCTGATAATTTGtgaggacttttctggtggtccagtggtcaagaacctgccttctgatgcaggggacaagggttcaatccctggtcgaggaactaataccacatgccgaggggcaactactgagtccttgagccgcaactagagagcctaTGTGCTGTTgagccctgctctgcaacaagagaagccctcacGTCACAAGGAAgatacagcacagccaaaataaaaacaaataaaacctttaaaaaaattcttatttgtgAATACCTTTGCCTTGGAGTCTCCAAAAGACAGGGCAAGAAAGAATGTCAGATGCTGCAGATACCAACACCTGCTACCACTATCACTATTTTACAGAATGAATAGATGAATAGAGACATACAGAAGGGAAGTCACTGACCTAAAAataaaccaacaacaaaaaactagttAGAATTTTCCATGGTGATAACATGGTGTCTTCTGTATTGAatgtgaaagtcacacagtcgtgtccaactctttgtgaccccatggactatatatagtccatggaattctccaggccagaatactggagtggggagcctttcccttcaggggatcttcccaacccagcgatcaaacccaggtctccagcattgcaggtggattctttatcagctgagccccAATCTGTATTGAACAAAAggggaaaaactataaaactattcgATCTACAAACTGACATTTTATGATACTCaagacaaatgaaagaaatttgCCCCTAGTCGTGATTCCACCAACTTCTTCCGGCTCCACTGCTACCACCTGAGCCTGGACCACTGTCAGAGCTCCTAACAGCATGGCCTGCCTCCCTTCTGTCCTGCTCCAGCCTAGTCTACACACAGGCAATCACAAGGCTTTTAAGTCAAAATTGATGGTGCCACAAACTTGGCAGTATTTTCTCTCCAGGAAGCCTTGTTCTTTCTCTTCACACCACTTTCCACAATGGAAAATGGATATTGTATTTGTTCAACATCTGCCCCCACCCTCTTGACAAATTCTAAGGTGAAAGAGATTGTGAAGGTTTTGTTTGTCCCTGGTATCCCCGGTACCTGGGCATCTATTAATACTGACTGAATAAATTACTCCTAACGATTAGTCTCAGAGCAGCACTTAAGAACCCATACCTTAAGAGCTaactttctctgtttttaataacaaaaaccCCCAGGGAATTTCCACAGGTAGGCAGGGAACAGAGATGGGGAGATAATCAAACAGTCCTGAGAAGGGAGGAAGCCCgtcattctctaggcaaggacactggtCCAAAAGTCCTGCGCCTTGAGATGGCTTACGTCACCGTGTCACCTGACACTGAGATCAAAGGCGGACTCTGCTTTGTGCAGAGGACAGAGATCAGGGTTCCCCTGACTCACAGGGAGCTCTATCAGATTAGGTCAGCCTGGAAAGTCCACCGAGGCAACAGCAGTTGCCATTTGTTGCACACCTGTTGGTACAAAGTGCTTGGTCTATATTAACCCATTTAATCCTCCCCATGTCCCAGTGCAATAAAGGTTTACTATCCTCaatttgcggagaaggcaatggcaccccactccagtactcttgcctggaaaatcccatggatggaggagcctggaaggctgcagtccatggggtcgctgagggtcagacgcgactaagcaacttcactttcacttttcactttcatacattggagaaggaaatggcaacccactcgtgttcttgtcttgagaatcctagggacaggggagcctggtgggctgccgtctatggggtggcacagagttggacacgactgaagcgacttagcagcagcagtagcagcagcagcatcctcaaTTTGGAGTTGAGGAAATTAAGAcgcagagagattaagtaacttgtctgAACTCACACAGCTGGCAAGCAACAGTGGGGATGTGAACCCAGGCCTAGTCCAAGCTTCTTCCCCATGGCCCATGGTCCATCATgttggcactcagcctttacATATTTTGACCATCAACAGAAATACAGATGGAGATGACAGGATATAGAGATGCAGGAAGCTTGGTGGAAACAGAACAGAACGCCTGTGCTTTAGAACTTCTTTCTCTACAGCCTTTCCAGAGTCTTCTCTACAGTCTTTCTCTACGTTAGAAGGGCACAGAGACCTAGAGATGGTTCAGACGCTGActattcaaagtgtggtccaagGACCCACAGCATCGGCACCACCCGGGAGCTTGTTAGAAGTATAGCATCTCAGGCACACCCAGACCTGCtggatcagaatctgcattttaacacaaACCCAAGTGGACTGCATGCAGCTCCAGTTTGCGAAGCACTGGTGTAGACTAGGGGTTCTCAACCCACTTGCCCTTTAGAATCACGGGGGGAGTTTTAACATGTTAGGACCTGAACTGGAATCCCTGGCAGTAGTAGGGCTGTGCTTCATGttctttctcagtctttccagcaGAGTCCAACATGCAGCCAGAGCTGAGAACTACCAATCTAGCCCAACTGCAtggccttcttttcttttccccttgtttttTATACTACAGTTAAAACAAGTGGAGTGACCTACCAAGCATGATGAAAAGGGTGTGGACTTGAGAGATTAAACAGGTCAATATTCAGATCCTTGATTCTGTCATTTATTAGCAGTGATGCTTTAGGCAAAACACTAGTCTGCTTGGATCTTAGTTTccacatttataaaatggaggtaataaaGCCCACCTTAGGGGGTTACTGTGAGAAATACCAGCAAAGTATGGAGAATGGAATGTTTGCACTTGGGTGTAGTAGGGCCCTAATAACTGGCAGCTACCCTGACTGCCTAAGTCAGAGCACCCCAGGGCAGCAGCAGATGGCTGTCCCAGGAGTAAAAAGCTGGCACATTGCAATTCTTCCCCAGCATATTCTCCAAGTATGGAGCCAATGTATTGAAAAAACATTCATTAAGACTAAGatgaaaaggctgagcgccaaagaatcaatgcttttgatcagtgatgc is a window of Ovis aries strain OAR_USU_Benz2616 breed Rambouillet chromosome 1, ARS-UI_Ramb_v3.0, whole genome shotgun sequence DNA encoding:
- the SIAH2 gene encoding E3 ubiquitin-protein ligase SIAH2, which codes for MSRPSSTGPSANKPCSKQPPPQPQHAPSPAAPPAAATISAAGPGSSAVPAAAAVVSGPGGGGGGGGGAGPVSPQHHELTSLFECPVCFDYVLPPILQCQAGHLVCNQCRQKLSCCPTCRGALTPSIRNLAMEKVASAVLFPCKYATTGCSLTLHHTEKPEHEDICEYRPYSCPCPGASCKWQGSLEAVMSHLMHAHKSITTLQGEDIVFLATDINLPGAVDWVMMQSCFGHHFMLVLEKQEKYEGHQQFFAIVLLIGTRKQAENFAYRLELNGNRRRLTWEATPRSIHDGVSAAIMNSDCLVFDTAIAHLFADNGNLGINVTISTCCP